The proteins below come from a single Drosophila miranda strain MSH22 chromosome Y unlocalized genomic scaffold, D.miranda_PacBio2.1 Contig_Y1_pilon, whole genome shotgun sequence genomic window:
- the LOC117190134 gene encoding axoneme-associated protein mst101(2)-like has translation MIKNRVDKCIIEKTKAFKECVEGSADKQQQDILRIMMRCLKTGIRKICADSVMSASRRGPAQTEPNAVDIIQTKCRGMGENKKLQAPGGNQAERSRFAKKVDQCVASEWKDLCSSRCNLSEKEQVELDRMQQCVCDQIKENSRKQVLREMCVDGGQQLRKKANSEVLSFKARPKEVAEEVPKEKPSPPPKESLNPEVEKCVQAKLQTVEGFIRSLSDDEDTARENISECARIKLREQCEAEIQQRKLEEIQRKKCLEKRDRKEAEVQQRKLAEKRARKEAEALRRKCQEKRARKEAEAKAKDDKCLQGGPRGGGGAEAVVNQELLKHFREWRHQPRGPLR, from the exons ATGATCAAGAATCGGGTGGACAAGTGCATCATAGAGAAGACGAAGGCGTTCAAGGAGTGCGTCGAGGGTTCCGCcgacaagcagcagcaggacaTCCTGCGGATAATGATgcgctgcctgaagacgggcATCCGGAAGATCTGCGCCGACAGTGTCATGAGCGC TTCCCGAAGGGGGCCGGCTCAAACAGAGCCCAATGCGGTGGATATCATCCAGACGAAGTGCCGGGGAATGGGCGAAAACAAGAAGCTACAGGCTCCGGGAGGGAATCAGGCAGAGCGCTCCCGATTCGCCAAGAAGGTGGATCAGTGCGTGGCCAGTGAGTGGAAGGATCTGTGCTCTTCGCGCTGCAATCTCAGCGAGAAGGAGCAGGTGGAGCTGGACCGCATGCAGCAATGCGTCTGCGACCAAATCAAGGAGAACAGCCGCAAGCAGGTCCTCAGGGAGATGTGCGTAGATGGCGGCCAGCAGCTCAGAAAGAAGGCCAACTCTGAAGTTCTTTCCTTCAAGGCAAGGCCTAAAGAAGTAGCCGAGGAAGTGCCCAAGGAAAAGCCTTCTCCCCCGCCAAAGGAATCCCTGAATCCTGAGGTGGAAAAGTGCGTGCAGGCGAAACTGCAGACTGTTGAGGGTTTTATAAGGTCCTTGAGCGATGATGAAGACACGGCTCGCGAGAATATATCCGAATGTGCCAGGATCAAGCTGAGGGAACAGTGCGAGGCAGAGATTCAGCAAAGAAAACTCGAAGAGATTCAGCGAAAGAAATGCTTGGAAAAGAGGGACCGAAAGGAGGCAGAGGTTCAGCAAAGAAAACTCGCGGAAAAGAGAGCCCGCAAGGAAGCAGAGGCTCTGCGAAGAAAGTGCCAGGAGAAGAGAGCCCGAAAGGAAGCAGAGGCCAAGGCAAAGGACGACAAATGCCTGCAAGGAGGGCCgagaggcggaggcggagccGAAGCTGTTGTCAATCAGGAACTGCTGAAGCACTTCCGGGAGT GGCGTCACCAACCACGTGGCCCCCTTCGATGA
- the LOC117190135 gene encoding neurofilament heavy polypeptide-like, with translation MICGRPVPVLLLLPQLQPSRWKHLMPEPRSHLLQLRKTFCQKADKNCGPPKPKADKKPSGCTSYKKDPCDESSVAPKMEKDCQAKPSNTRLDRRRKYLAEMEKKKAKKEPPKEPKHCAKPKEEKASKESACGQAKPKASKESACGHTEYKASKKDSCSKPEPKASKESACGKAEPKASKKDSCGQGKENKSSKKDPCAVYQNFLDDGKVKKSKQTQEPTSGKSVANKSPAPTCETAADKMATLQQQEQPESQIAKGAPSANEIRQPVDWNAMESLLSCMVTGVKVACVTHEKRKIFDKLAAARDRRLDHEEAAQNMKCAAGAAKNMPPDADPRATKCPETEGKGEDSRDHEE, from the coding sequence ATGATTTGTGGCCGACCCGTGcccgtgctgctgctgttgccacaGTTGCAGCCATCCCGATGGAAGCATTTGATGCCGGAACCCAGATCGCACTTGCTGCAGCTTCGAAAGACCTTCTGCCAGAAGGCGGACAAGAACTGTGGCCCTCCCAAGCCGAAAGCGGACAAAAAGCCATCGGGATGCACAAGCTACAAGAAGGACCCCTGCGATGAATCTTCTGTGGCCCCGAAAATGGAGAAGGATTGCCAGGCGAAGCCATCAAATACGAGGCTCGACAGGAGGCGCAAGTATTTGGCGGAGATGGAGAAAAAGAAGGCGAAGAAAGAGCCGCCGAAGGAGCCGAAGCATTGTGCCAAGCCGAAGGAGGAGAAGGCTTCGAAGGAGAGTGCCTGCGGCCAGGCGAAGCCTAAGGCTTCGAAGGAGAGTGCCTGCGGCCACACAGAGTATAAGGCTTCGAAGAAGGACTCCTGCAGCAAGCCGGAACCGAAAGCTTCTAAGGAGAGTGCCTGCGGCAAGGCAGAACCTAAGGCTTCGAAGAAGGACTCCTGCGGCCAGGGGAAGGAGAACAAATCTTCAAAGAAGGACCCCTGTGCCGTATACCAAAACTTCTTGGACGATGGCAAGGTGAAAAAGAGCAAACAAACTCAAGAACCAACCAGCGGGAAATCGGTGGCCAACAAATCTCCAGCGCCAACCTGTGAGACGGCGGCGGACAAAATGGCGACGTtgcaacaacaagaacaacccGAGAGCCAGATCGCCAAAGGGGCGCCGTCAGCCAACGAAATAAGACAGCCAGTGGACTGGAATGCCATGGAAAGCCTCTTGAGCTGCATGGTAACCGGCGTGAAGGTGGCCTGCGTCACCCACGAGAAGCGGAAAATCTTCGATAAATTGGCGGCGGCACGCGACAGAAGGCTGGACCATGAAGAAGCAGCACAAAACATGAAATGCGCAGCCGGTGCCGCCAAGAACATGCCACCCGATGCCGATCCACGGGCTACGAAGTGTCCAGAAACTGAGGGAAAGGGAGAAGATTCGCGGGACCATGAAGAGTAG
- the LOC117190133 gene encoding L-lactate dehydrogenase A chain-like — MPALLEQSLVTNHADVMAWVARKVTNLPYERCFSTGCHLDTARFLLFIGQLLGIAARFVHGYVIGEHGGSSVPLWSTVSVGGVRLQEILPVIGNENDPMYWSAVHKDVVEAAFRVIAVKGYANWAIGLTVADVVSAIFEDSHRVLTLSTNVQGFCGVKDEVFMSVPCVVSAHGISAICRPKLSDWEKKRFLKSAQILLEAQCSIKV; from the coding sequence ATGCCGGCACTGCTGGAGCAGAGTCTGGTGACCAATCACGCGGACGTGATGGCCTGGGTGGCCCGCAAGGTGACCAATCTGCCGTACGAGCGCTGCTTCAGCACTGGCTGTCACCTGGACACGGCCCGCTTCCTCCTGTTCATCGGCCAGCTGTTGGGGATCGCGGCCCGCTTCGTCCACGGCTACGTGATCGGGGAGCACGGCGGCAGCTCGGTGCCTCTGTGGTCGACGGTGAGCGTCGGGGGCGTGCGCCTGCAGGAGATCCTTCCCGTCATTGGCAATGAGAACGACCCCATGTACTGGTCAGCGGTCCACAAGGATGTGGTGGAGGCGGCCTTCAGGGTGATCGCCGTCAAGGGCTACGCCAACTGGGCCATCGGCCTCACCGTCGCCGACGTCGTCTCGGCGATATTCGAGGACAGCCATCGGGTGCTGACGCTGTCCACCAACGTCCAGGGCTTCTGCGGTGTGAAGGACGAGGTGTTCATGTCCGTTCCCTGCGTCGTCTCCGCCCACGGGATCTCGGCGATTTGCCGGCCGAAGCTAAGCGACTGGGAGAAGAAGCGGTTCTTGAAGTCCGCACAGATACTGCTGGAGGCCCAATGCTCCATCAAAGTGTAA